GGTTATTTTCTTTGGTGGCCGATCTCTTGGATTTGCGCTGTCTCTGCGACTGTCCTTGGTGTGTTTCAGTGACGTGTGAGGTTCAAGGAAGCTCAAGCTACGGCGGGTCTTTGTGGCTCGCGCCTGTGGTAAGCCACGTCGCAACTTACACCACGTCCCTCAAGTTGTACACAccagtattaataaaatactgtTCAGCAATCGCAATGAGAGGGTTAGTACTGTATCCTTATTTATACGTATGTCTATACTAAACAAATAATGAGAGGGAAGAGTATTTATGACTGTTTCGATTGTCAACCTTGTAATTTAACACTTTCTAGTTGTCAGTGACGGATTTCGTTAGACAGCAATTAGTACTACTTATAAACGTATTGTACACAAACGCAAGGGAATCCCGATACCTTCGAGGATAAAGAAAACCGCAAAGAAACATTACGTTTATATTACAAAGGATCATGTTCATGCAGCAAGTTTAGTTTGTAAGACAGACAGTCTTTGATGCGAAATTACCCTATACCAATGAACTAAAACAGAAGGGCACGGATACCCGAACTCAGTCCCAAAGTCTCGAACGCCTGCGCCATGTGTAGAATCGCAAACAAACAAGATCCGAAAAGACAATCCCCCAGCCTTTAATCATGCATACAGCGAAATCCCACTTCTCTTCATGCGTCCAGCCGTCGAAGATCGGAGTCTCTCGCAGCAGCACAGAGAGTACAGATCTGGGTCGGCCGATAAATGGTAAGTCTCCTCAAGACAGTGACAAAAAGACAAGAACCAAAGTCAAATGCACCCTCTCAGACTGGGTTAGTCCCTAGGTGGGCTCGCTTTcactttctcttcctcctcattgTCCTCTTTCTCCAAGGCGCTACGTAGTCTCTCTTCTTGTCGCTTCCAGTGACTGCCCTCCTCGTAATCAGCACTGATCTTCAATGCTTTCCGTAGTCGCTCGCTCTCCTTGATTTTAGCATCGGCCATCTCGTGAACCTGGTGTTGCTTGAATGACTTCTTGGGGCCTCCCCGTCTCCCCGAGTTCATTTCGCCAAGCAATTTCTGACGAAGCTCATCGCATTGTCTGTCaatctcatcttcatcaaccCTGTGTTTGTTAGCAAAAGTAAAGGTATTACTGGGACATTACGGAACGtactcttcctcctcgagcTTGTCTCTGAGATCAAAGACCTTAACCTCGACCTCGCGCTTGCGGTCATGCTCTAGGATTCCCTTGTCTGGCTGCCGTTGCTTATGTCTCAAGCTATCGAGGTCCTTGGGATAAGGGGCGCCGTAGTCCCGGGGCTTAATGTGAGCAAGGTTGCGCTGGACATAGCCCGAGGTGCCACTGCCTCGGGGGGTGTTGAGACCAACGTTGTCAGACATGACTGGTTGATGATTCTGAGCTCGGTTCTATAAGATGTAACGAATTCCCAACAGAAGAGATGATTGGGAATGGTATGTTATTACAAAACTTGTTTTGTTATGTTTGACAGCGACATGTGGATCTAAGTGATGTAGACTAGTTAGTAGGACCCTTCTGTGCCACCTATAGAGGTATGAGTGTCTCACCGCCTACCCTTTCCAactgataagataagaacTGTCGCCCCTCCAATGTTGGAGGGGCATAGAATATTTCGACGGAATTTGTAAGTGAGTCAGTCAACACTTGAATACCTATTATCAGGACGACTCAATATTTACTTTCCTAAAACCGCTATCATTCGAATTTCAAATCAAGTATACGAATTCTTACTTAGTCGGACCCTACATTGCCCATTCAGTTCAAGATGCCTCACGTTCCTTCATCAGCTGAAGCTGAGAATCAAGACGATGTACCTGAGCTCATCTTCCCCCCTGTCACCAAAGACCATATTCAAAACTGCTCCTACGACTCTTGGTTTCCCAAATACAGAAGCTCTTGTCTCAAGTCTCGTATAATCTCTCTACCCCCAGCTTTCATCGAATACCTTCATGAAGATGGTATTGTCCTGGCGGACGATGATGAGCATCAAGACGAACCAGAGGAAGAGTGGCATGCATCATCCAACACATCTGCAAGACCACAAGCCCAAGATCCTGAATCATCagacgacgaggatgatgagccCGAGAGATTGCCACCAAACCAAAGATTCCCGGAGACACATAACCTCATCAAGGAGACCATTGCTGAATTGGGTGGCTCAGTAGCACCAAAGTTGAACTGGTCATCACCCAAGGATGCCAAGTGGATTTCACCCCACCAGAATACACTCAAATGTACGACACCCAACGACATCTATCTACTTCTCAAGTCGTCTTCCTTCGTGTCTCATGATCTCGATCATGCCTTCGATGACTGTACTTCAGCACCCCCCTCGCGGCCTTATGCACCCATTCTTGTTCTCAGACCATTCTTCTCTCCTCATGTTGCCCTCGAGTTTCGTTGCTTCGTAAAGCATCGAACGCTCATTGGAATTACACAAAGAGACCTCAACCACTACGCTTTCCTCGAACAGATTCGGCCACGACTATGGCGCAAGATCAAAGATTTTTTCCATGACAAACTGAGGCTCACTTTCCCTGACGCTAGCTTCGTCTTCGATGTTTACGTTCCTGAAAATTCCTTTGAGGAGGATGGACTTGGAAAGGTCAGACTGATGGACATAAACCCATGGGCTACTCGCACAGACAGTCTCCTTTTCGGATGGCAGGAGCTTTTGGAAATGGATGTCCCAAAACCTCTATATGGCACATCGAGCACTGAAGCTGGTCCGGATGTCAGCGGTGACGACACAGCTACTGAAGGGGAAGATGTTGACGAAGAGATCGAATACCACCCTGCTATGCGCCCCGAGTTCCGCATCATAGAAAAGGATGACCCTGCTGCTTACAACTTTAGCAGCCCACAATACTCGGCTCACAAGCTGCCAAAGGAGGTTGTCGATGCAAGCATGGCTGGTCAGGGTGGGCTGATGGAGTTTGCAATGCAGTGGAAGGAACTCactgaaggaagaggagacgGTATTTGGGAAAAAgctgctggtgctggtacaTAGAGCATTTGTATACTGAATACAAGTGAAAGTGATATGAACATGCACCATCTCACTGCCTAAGAGCAGCTCAAGTTGGATTGGATATCTACCGAGACAAGTAGGATTGGAAAACAGCGCATATATACAGGTTAGCAGGTACCAGAGGAAAATACATATTCTGTTTTGCCTCTATGTTTTGTTGAACAAGTTCATTTTACGAGACAGAACATAGAAGATGATGAGTTTTGACAGTGTAGCTTGATATCATTATTATTTTGATGATCGAACCACCACTACTCACAATTACTTGAGGTGGCCAACTGGCAGCCCACCGATGGCACAGCGCCTAGGCAACGCGTTATcgtttaattttataatagcaGACCGCGAAGATGATGCCCTAAAAATCACGTAAAAAACGCGATACAGCACCGTGCAAATGAGTTATTCGTACGCGCTCTGTTTACTGTGGGTCTGTTATTCCCGGTTCCCACAACGCGCTCTCTCACTCCCTCTCTCCTCCCACTCACCCCTCCAGCTTGTGTTCTCTCCCTTGTCCTTCCACTTTTCTTCCCTGTAACCTTATCACAACAACCACTCATCTACGTCCTTTTTCATCTGACTTCTAAATACACTCCATACCGTCTGTCTTCTAAACGCTTTTGTGTAAGCCAACCTTTGTATCATACCAACCTCAATACCTATCTCTACAGCGgaggggaaaaaaaagaacatttattttctttctttttttcgaAAAGATCACCAAGATgcccaaggccaagggtcAACGCTCTGTGAGCGCCCGGAAGAACCCTATCTCAAGTCGATCTTCTCGACGTGGCCAGCAGCCTTCAAACGCTGCTCCTAAGAAGGAACGGGTTGACGAATCCGAAagtgatgacgaagaaagCGCTCATGATTCTGAGGATGAGCAGTCAACTACTGGAAACGTACCCTCCGATGAATCTCACAATGACTCTGCCGATGGCGAGAGCAACGCTCTTGTGCCCGCCTTAGAGAGCATGGCTTTGACCATGCCTCAGCAG
This Fusarium poae strain DAOMC 252244 chromosome 3, whole genome shotgun sequence DNA region includes the following protein-coding sequences:
- the CWC21 gene encoding RNA-splicing factor (BUSCO:55542at5125), producing the protein MSDNVGLNTPRGSGTSGYVQRNLAHIKPRDYGAPYPKDLDSLRHKQRQPDKGILEHDRKREVEVKVFDLRDKLEEEEVDEDEIDRQCDELRQKLLGEMNSGRRGGPKKSFKQHQVHEMADAKIKESERLRKALKISADYEEGSHWKRQEERLRSALEKEDNEEEEKVKASPPRD
- a CDS encoding hypothetical protein (BUSCO:26904at5125), with translation MPHVPSSAEAENQDDVPELIFPPVTKDHIQNCSYDSWFPKYRSSCLKSRIISLPPAFIEYLHEDGIVLADDDEHQDEPEEEWHASSNTSARPQAQDPESSDDEDDEPERLPPNQRFPETHNLIKETIAELGGSVAPKLNWSSPKDAKWISPHQNTLKCTTPNDIYLLLKSSSFVSHDLDHAFDDCTSAPPSRPYAPILVLRPFFSPHVALEFRCFVKHRTLIGITQRDLNHYAFLEQIRPRLWRKIKDFFHDKLRLTFPDASFVFDVYVPENSFEEDGLGKVRLMDINPWATRTDSLLFGWQELLEMDVPKPLYGTSSTEAGPDVSGDDTATEGEDVDEEIEYHPAMRPEFRIIEKDDPAAYNFSSPQYSAHKLPKEVVDASMAGQGGLMEFAMQWKELTEGRGDGIWEKAAGAGT